From the genome of Acidobacteriota bacterium, one region includes:
- a CDS encoding peptidase M16 produces the protein MVAAQDVASFEKKTQVKTLANGLTLVVSERHEAPVFSFYAHVDAGSAQDPKGETGMAHMFEHMAFKGTPTIGTANYAAEKPAMQKEEEAYLALQHERLKRVGNDPKKLEQLEKEFLQAQEEADKYVKKNEFSEIIEAQGGQDLNAATGEDETSYFYSMPANRLELWAYLESERFLHPVLREFYQERDVVFEERRMRTDSSPIGRMIEQFLATAYSAHPYRNPNVGWPSDLASLTRTDAQRFFDTYYVASNMTIAVVGDVKPDEVFALTEKYFGRLPAKPRPEDLHTAEPEQVDERSITIPEPSQPIYLEGYHRPDFRDPDDAVYDAIADLLSEGRTSRLYRSLVRDKKIAAAAVGFTDFPGVKYPSLFGFYAVPIQGHKPAELQTACREEMERMKTQDVSDAELQMVKTRAKANLIRGLGENSGLAAQLALAQARYGDWRELFYNIDRLQKVTKEDIRRVANKTFTATNRTVAVVETVAPPAPASPNGPGGGR, from the coding sequence TTGGTTGCCGCCCAGGATGTTGCGTCGTTTGAGAAGAAGACTCAGGTTAAGACACTGGCTAATGGACTGACCCTTGTCGTCTCTGAGCGGCATGAAGCACCAGTCTTCTCGTTTTATGCGCATGTTGATGCCGGCTCCGCTCAGGATCCGAAGGGCGAGACGGGCATGGCACATATGTTCGAACACATGGCCTTCAAAGGCACGCCAACCATAGGCACCGCGAACTACGCTGCCGAAAAGCCGGCAATGCAAAAGGAGGAGGAGGCATATCTTGCGCTGCAGCATGAGCGCTTAAAGCGCGTCGGCAACGATCCAAAGAAGCTAGAGCAGCTGGAGAAAGAGTTTCTTCAGGCGCAAGAAGAGGCTGACAAATATGTAAAGAAGAATGAATTTAGCGAAATCATCGAAGCACAGGGCGGGCAGGACCTGAATGCGGCCACGGGGGAAGACGAGACTTCCTACTTTTACTCTATGCCTGCGAACCGGCTGGAGCTGTGGGCCTATCTTGAGTCTGAGCGCTTCCTCCACCCAGTGCTGCGCGAGTTTTACCAGGAGCGCGATGTCGTATTTGAGGAGCGCCGCATGCGCACAGATTCAAGTCCGATCGGGCGCATGATCGAGCAATTCCTGGCTACCGCTTACTCGGCACATCCGTATCGCAATCCCAATGTGGGATGGCCCTCAGACCTCGCCAGCCTGACGCGAACGGACGCGCAGAGGTTCTTTGACACCTATTATGTCGCGTCGAACATGACGATTGCGGTTGTGGGAGACGTGAAGCCGGACGAGGTTTTCGCGCTTACCGAGAAATACTTTGGCCGCCTGCCCGCTAAGCCCAGACCGGAGGACCTCCACACTGCAGAGCCCGAACAGGTGGATGAGCGCAGTATCACCATTCCCGAGCCGTCGCAGCCGATCTACCTCGAGGGCTATCACCGTCCTGACTTTCGTGATCCAGATGATGCGGTGTATGACGCCATCGCCGACTTACTTTCCGAAGGCAGGACCTCGCGTTTGTACCGCTCGCTCGTTCGCGACAAGAAGATTGCTGCCGCCGCAGTAGGATTTACTGACTTTCCGGGAGTGAAATATCCGAGTCTGTTCGGTTTTTATGCAGTTCCCATTCAGGGGCACAAGCCTGCGGAACTTCAGACTGCTTGTCGTGAAGAGATGGAACGAATGAAGACGCAGGACGTAAGTGACGCCGAATTACAGATGGTGAAGACGCGAGCAAAGGCTAACTTGATACGAGGTCTTGGCGAGAATAGCGGTCTGGCGGCTCAGCTCGCATTGGCCCAGGCTCGGTACGGAGATTGGCGCGAGTTGTTCTACAACATCGATCGTTTGCAGAAGGTCACGAAAGAGGATATTCGTCGCGTGGCGAATAAGACATTCACGGCGACCAATCGGACGGTGGCTGTGGTCGAAACCGTCGCCCCGCCGGCGCCAGCTAGTCCGAATGGACCGGGAGGTGGACGATGA
- a CDS encoding metallophosphoesterase has protein sequence MRIAALGDLHFSPQSYDRIREAMNRLRDEADLLILAGDITNLGKPEEMESMLATFMRLRVPIVAVLGNHDFECGRHEELAKMMAAEGVKVLDGSGYERDGVGFAGTKGFIGGFGRGVLTAFGEPEVKAFVQSAINETLKLERALSMLRTEKRIVVTHYSPVVDTVRGEPEQIFPYLGSSRLAEVIDRHQAVLAIHGHAHHGALEGKTTGGVPVYNVALPLLMARTPAAPYRLFDL, from the coding sequence ATGCGTATCGCCGCGCTAGGTGACCTGCACTTCTCACCCCAGAGCTATGACCGCATTCGCGAAGCCATGAACCGGCTTCGGGACGAAGCTGATCTGCTGATTCTTGCTGGAGATATTACCAATCTGGGAAAGCCTGAAGAGATGGAGTCGATGCTGGCGACGTTTATGCGGCTGCGCGTCCCGATTGTGGCGGTGCTCGGGAATCACGACTTCGAGTGCGGCAGACACGAGGAACTGGCCAAAATGATGGCCGCCGAAGGCGTGAAGGTTCTCGACGGCAGCGGGTATGAGCGCGATGGCGTCGGTTTTGCCGGAACTAAAGGGTTTATTGGCGGCTTTGGGCGTGGCGTCCTGACCGCTTTTGGAGAGCCCGAAGTGAAAGCCTTTGTCCAGAGTGCAATCAACGAGACTCTTAAGCTCGAGCGAGCATTGTCGATGCTGCGCACAGAAAAGCGCATTGTGGTAACGCACTATTCACCGGTTGTCGATACCGTGAGAGGTGAGCCTGAGCAGATATTTCCTTATTTGGGCAGCAGTCGGTTGGCAGAGGTGATCGATCGTCATCAGGCTGTTCTGGCCATACATGGCCACGCACATCATGGAGCACTCGAAGGAAAGACGACGGGCGGAGTTCCCGTCTATAACGTGGCTCTGCCGTTGTTAATGGCGAGAACGCCCGCGGCCCCTTATCGGCTGTTTGATCTTTAG